Proteins from one Fragaria vesca subsp. vesca linkage group LG6, FraVesHawaii_1.0, whole genome shotgun sequence genomic window:
- the LOC101305275 gene encoding transcription factor TGA1-like, giving the protein MNSHSTQFVTSRRMSAYEPIHQMSMWGESFMDNGSLNASASLIMDADTKLDNQSEDTSQGLLGPSSKYDQEATKPTDKVQRRLAQNREAARKSRMRKKAYVQQLETSRLKLVQLEQELDRARQQGLYIGSGLDANPLGYSGSMNSGVAAFEMEYGHWVDEQNRQISELRTALQAQISDIELRFLVDGGMSHYFELFSMKSKAAKADVFYVMSGMWKTSAERFFSWIGGFRPSELLKVLLPQLCPLADQQLLDVSSLKQSCQQAEDALSQGMDKLQLTLASAVAADHPGEGIYVPQMAIAMEKLEALVDFVNQADHLRKETLQQMSRILTIRQAARGLLALGEYFQRLRALSSLWTTRPREPT; this is encoded by the exons ATGAATTCTCATTCCACCCAGTTTGTCACCTCAAGAAGGATGAGTGCCTATGAGCCAATACACCAGATGAGCATGTGGGGAGAAAGCTTTATGGATAATGGTAGTTTGAATGCCTCAGCATCCCTGATCATGGATGCAGACACAAAGCTAGATAATCAG TCAGAAGATACCTCTCAAGGACTCCTGGGACCTTCAAGCAAGTATGACCAAGAAGCAACCAAACCTACAGACAAG GTGCAAAGGCGTCTTGCCCAAAACCGGGAGGCTGCTCGTAAAAGCCGGATGAGAAAGAAG GCCTATGTTCAGCAGTTAGAAACAAGTCGTTTAAAGCTTGTTCAATTAGAGCAAGAGCTTGACAGAGCAAGACAACAG GGTCTTTATATTGGAAGTGGACTGGATGCTAATCCTCTGGGATATTCTGGCAGCATGAACTCAG GTGTTGCTGCATTTGAAATGGAGTATGGACACTGGGTGGATGAACAAAATAGGCAGATTTCTGAACTGAGGACTGCGTTGCAGGCTCAGATAAGTGACATAGAGCTTCGTTTTCTTGTAGATGGTGGCATGAGTCACTATTTTGAACTTTTCAGCATGAAATCAAAAGCTGCAAAAGCAGATGTTTTCTATGTAATGTCTGGGATGTGGAAAACATCAGCTGAGCGGTTTTTCTCGTGGATTGGAGGATTTCGCCCTTCAGAGCTTCTTAAG GTTCTTCTGCCTCAACTGTGCCCCTTGGCAGATCAACAACTTTTGGATGTTAGCAGCCTTAAGCAATCATGTCAACAAGCAGAAGATGCTCTTTCACAAGGTATGGATAAACTACAGCTCACTTTAGCTTCGGCTGTGGCAGCTGATCATCCGGGTGAAGGTATTTATGTCCCACAGATGGCCATCGCAATGGAGAAGTTGGAAGCTCTGGTGGACTTTGTGAACCAG GCTGATCATCTTCGGAAGGAGACCTTACAGCAGATGTCACGCATCCTTACAATCCGCCAGGCAGCTCGAGGCCTTCTTGCTTTGGGAGAGTACTTCCAACGCCTCCGAGCTTTGAGCTCCCTTTGGACAACTCGACCTCGTGAGCCTACCTAA
- the LOC101305568 gene encoding uncharacterized protein LOC101305568: MSILQITSCQPSLYVRRTSQSLHLSSKPYILPVHATIPLRNSSLTIHNASNQQQCIPILKNQKCRASSMYQHPSPVCLLGGKGKNGSDDEGSSWKALENATGNLKEELSIENVLRKQIEKKEFYKDKTSVKRGGGNHGGIRGGGGNGGGGNGGSSGSDGRGFGGIINETLQVILATIGVVFLYVYIISGDEWTRLAKDYVKYLFSGSESARLKRAMYKWRKFYQKLTKKKLNDTFRLEEGHNQHPDLVG; this comes from the exons ATGAGCATTTTGCAGATTACTTCTTGCCAACCAAGCCTCTATGTCAGAAGAACTTCTCAATCTCTGCATCTCTCGTCTAAGCCATATATTTTACCAGTCCATGCTACAATTCCCCTTCGAAATTCTTCCTTGACAATCCATAATGCATCAAATCAACAACAGTGCATACCCATATTGAAGAACCAGAAATGCAGGGCTTCATCTATGTACCAACATCCTTCACCTGTCTGCTTATTAGGCGGCAAGGGAAAGAATGGAAGTGATGATGAG GGCTCATCATGGAAAGCTCTTGAGAATGCAACCGGTAATCTAAAGGAGGAATTATCGATAGAGAATGTATTACGGAAGCAGATTGAAAAGAAAGAATTCTACAAAGACAAAACCAGTGTAAAACGTGGCGGCGGCAATCATGGTGGTATCCGCGGTGGTGGTGGCAATGGGGGTGGTGGCAATGGGGGCTCTAGTGGATCAGATGGCAGAGGCTTTGGTGGAATCATTAATGAAACACTGCAAGTGATTCTAGCAACTATTGGGGTTGTTTTTCTG TATGTTTACATCATCAGTGGCGATGAGTGGACTCGTCTAGCAAAAGACTACGTCAAGTATCTATTTTCAGGATCCGAGAGTGCTCGTTTGAAGCGTGCCATGTACAAATGGAGAAAGTTCTACCAGAAGCTGACCAAGAAGAAGTTGAATGATACGTTCAGGTTGGAGGAAGGCCATAATCAGCACCCTGACTTGGTGGGATAG